The region GTATGCGGTCCTTTCATTCGGAGGGTTTCTGGGGCTTGGAGACAAACTCTTTGCGCTCCCGTGGGAAGCACTCACGCTGTCGGCCGGGGGCGACTTCTTCATCCTAAATGTGGCCCGAGAGCGGCTGGAGCAAGGAGAAGGATTTGATAAGGACCGATGGCCGGACATGGCCGATACGGCTTGGGGCGAACGCCTGCATACCTATTATGGCTATAAGCCCTATTGGTGAGCTTCGCGACAATCTGAGGCAACATCCTCTGCCAGAGCACGAGGGGCAAGACGCAACCGGCTCGATAGGGGAAGATCAAGTTGCGGGGCATGAGCGGCACCAGCGGATTGCCCTCAAGGCAAGCGTCGGGCGTCGAGGGTGGCGATCTGAATAGTCAACGGTAAGCAGGTTCACGCTTGATGAGGCGACGAAGGGGCGGGCTCTCAGCCGAGAGTCCGCCCCTTCTTGTGTGGACGACGCCTTCGGGTGGCTAACGCTGCTCTGAGCAGGCGAGTCCGCTTGCTTCTGCTGTGTGGAGCGAGTCAGCTAGGAATGGTTGACCGAGCAGCTGGTGATACACCTCAACATAGTCCCGAGCCATCCGCTCAATGGTGAAACGTGATTCAAAGGCCTGCCGGCACTCATGCCTGGACAGCAGTGGAATGCATGTCGGCGCGGCAAGCAGTTCCTCGAAGGTCTGGCAGATCACGCCGCTCACTCCCTGTTCGAGAATCTCGGTCACACAGCCAGCGGCATAGGCAATGACCGGAGTCCCGCAGGCCAGTGATTCGACCAGTTCGGGACAGAATGGTTCCGTCTGTTGATATGGAGCGATCAAGGCATGGGCATGGCCGAGAAAATCGTCTTTTTCCGAATTGGTGAGTTCGCCGACCAATTCGACCAGCGGATGGTCCAGCAATGGTTCGATGACCGTCTGGTAGTACTCCGCATGGCTCGGGTCAACCGTGGCACCGATACGCAATGGCATGCCGGTATGTTTGGACAGTGCGATCGCGTGATCGAGGCCGGTTTCCGGCATGATGCGACCGAGGAATGCCAGATACCGCCCCGGCTCGAAGCGAGGGGAGAAGAGATCGCCAGGAAATCCAGGGTGGATCGTGCTGTGCCAATTTGCCCAAGCCAGCGGCTCGCGTTGCGCGTCCGAGAGTGACACCAGTGACATATCGGAAAATTTTCGGAAGACAGGCAGCAGTTCCGGCGCGTCGAGACGAGTATGAAGCGTGGAGAGAACCGGTGTGTTGCAACGGCGTGCCAGAGGAAAGGGGAGGAACCCCAAATGCGAATGGATGACATCGAACGTGTCTGGAGTTGCAAATGCTCGCTCCATGAGCGTGATGAGTGGCGCATCGTAATTTGAGATCCCCGACGACAGATGCAGGGATTGTGGGCATGTGGCGACCAGTCTGGCGGAAGTCACGGAATCGCCGCTGGCGAAGAGGGTGACCTCATGACCTTGGCGAACCAATGCTTCCGTGAGATACGAAATCGTCTGTTCGGTGCGGCCGCTCAGCACGGGAGGGATGCTCTCTCGGAGCGGGGCGAGCTGTGCGATCTTCATGATCACTCCTTTGATCTGACGGGACGGGTGTATGAATGGCGATGATGTCCGGAGGCCGTTCGGTTACCTCCTGGGTTGATGCCTAGGTCGTGTGATCTTAGATGACACTATGGCGCCAGCCCTACTAGGCGTCTCCCTAGCAAGAGGCCAGGCGCAGGAGAAGATGCGGAGAGAGGATGGTTATCGTTTGACCGCTCGAATGCCGATCACGACTTC is a window of Nitrospira sp. DNA encoding:
- a CDS encoding PRC-barrel domain-containing protein produces the protein MAIHTGRRLLSASTIEGLPVHNQAGEDLGEIHALMIDLENGRIAYAVLSFGGFLGLGDKLFALPWEALTLSAGGDFFILNVARERLEQGEGFDKDRWPDMADTAWGERLHTYYGYKPYW
- a CDS encoding glycosyltransferase family 4 protein → MKIAQLAPLRESIPPVLSGRTEQTISYLTEALVRQGHEVTLFASGDSVTSARLVATCPQSLHLSSGISNYDAPLITLMERAFATPDTFDVIHSHLGFLPFPLARRCNTPVLSTLHTRLDAPELLPVFRKFSDMSLVSLSDAQREPLAWANWHSTIHPGFPGDLFSPRFEPGRYLAFLGRIMPETGLDHAIALSKHTGMPLRIGATVDPSHAEYYQTVIEPLLDHPLVELVGELTNSEKDDFLGHAHALIAPYQQTEPFCPELVESLACGTPVIAYAAGCVTEILEQGVSGVICQTFEELLAAPTCIPLLSRHECRQAFESRFTIERMARDYVEVYHQLLGQPFLADSLHTAEASGLACSEQR